The nucleotide sequence CATAGCAGATGCCGTGCAGCATGATGCCCAGGATCAGCATCGCCGAATTCGATGGCATCAGGCCGAACAAGACGTATCGCAACGCCCAAGCGATCATGCCGACCAGCAGCATCTTTTTGACGCCCAGTCGAGCCAAGAACACGGGCACCAACGCCATGAACACAATTTCGCTGACCTGACCCAGCGCCATCACGCCGCCGGTATCGTCGCCAAACGCCATCAGCTTCACGAAGTCGCCGGTTCGTGCGTAATAGAACGCCAGCGGGATGCAGATCAGGAACGAGCACAAAGCAAAAACCGCGTAGGACGGATTCTTCAGCAAACTGATCGCATCGAATCCCAACAGTTTGATGATGTTGACCGGTTTGCCTTTGCCTTCCGGCGGCGACGAAGGCAATGTGAACGCATATATCCCGTAGATCAAACTGGCCGCAGCGGCCAGTTGAAACTGGACCGCCGATCCGCCCGCGTCGTCGACGCCCGGAAGCACCTTCAGCGGAAAGATCCCAAAGAACGATTGGGACACCACCAGGCCGCCGACGATCCAACCAATCGTTCCCCACAATCGGATCTTCGGGAAATCACGTTCCGGCGACGCCACATTCTGAAAGGTCAGTGTGTTGACCACCGCCAGCGTGGGCATGTAGCAGATGAAAAACGCCAACATGGCGACGAAGAACATCGTCGGCGAATCTTCGATCGTGCTGACCCAGTACAGCAAGCCCGCACCGGCCAAGTGCAAAATCGCCAGCACGTGTTCCTTGTTCAGCAGGCGGTCGGCGACGAAGCCCACAATCAGCGGGGCACACAGGGCCGCCCAAGTCTGCGTCGCATAGATGTTGGCGACGATCGAATTCAACGTGCCCTTTTCTTCGTACGCGGCGAACAGCTTGGTCAGATAACCGCCCATCGTGACAAAGAAAACGCCCCATACAAAAAATTGCAGGAACATCATGATGCTTAGTCGGATCGGCTTGGACATGGCAGCGGATTCGTTGGGCAGATCGGAAAACGGAACGACTACGTTGATGCGAACAGCCGATGATTCTGGCATTCGCGAAAGCGAATTGTAATCTGCATCCCGATCGCGGTGTCCCCACCCAAGTCGCGACATCCTGACGCCAAAGAATGTTTGACTCCTTTGACGTTTCCTAAATCCCCCGGCGGCGGCGCACCTGAACGACACCGGGCCCCGCGGGCATCGTCACGCGGGTCATTTAGTGTCGCGTCAAACCCAATTGCTTGAGACGGCTGCGCAGGGTCGGGCGACTGATGCCCAGACGTGCACTGGCCTCGCTCAAGTTTCCTTGCGTCGCTTTCAACACTTGCTCGATCAACACGCGATCGACTTCATCGTGAATGTCACTGCTGATGGAAAACGAACCGGCCGCCAAACGCGAAGCGATCAGCCGCGAAAGATCGCTTCGCCAATCTGACGATGACGGCGTGGTGATGTCATGTTTCGGGTCGCGATGAAAGGACGGCGGCAAGAACGCCGGGACGATCACCGGCCCGCTGGCTTTCAACAGGGTTTGTTTGATCACGCCCTGCAATTCACGAACGTTGCCGGGCCAATGATGCTGGCACAGTGACTGCATTGTTTCGGGCGCTATGCTGATGAACTCTTTGCCCAGTTGCCTGGCAAATGCAGAAAAAAAGTGTTCGATCATCAGGGGGACGTCATCGCCACGTTCCCGCATTGGTGGCAACCGAATCGTGAACTCGTTCAAGCGATAAAACAGATCGCTGCGGAAACTGCCGTCGCCGATAGCGGATTCCAGATCGCGGTTGGTCGCCGCCAGGATCCGCACATCGGTTTTGATGGGCTTCGATCCGCCGACCCGTTCGAATTCCTTTTCCTGCAGCACACGCAACAGCTTGGTTTGCATGACCGGTGACATGTCGCCGATTTCGTCCAAGAAAAGCGTGCCTTTGTCGCAAATCTCGAACTTGCCGATTCGCCGTTGGTCGGCACCAGTGAAGGCGCCCTTTTCATGCCCGAACAGTTCGCTTTCCAGCAGGTTCTCGGGAATTGCGGCACAGTTGATTGCATGAAAGACTTGATCGTGTCGATGGCTGTGTTGATAAATCGCCCGTGCGACGACTTCCTTTCCGGTTCCCGTTTCGCCAAGGATCAATACCGCAACGTCCTTGGATGCGACACGACCGATGGAACGAAAGACTTCGACCATGGCGTCGCATCGGCCCAAGACCTGATCGGCCGCGGCAGTGTGCATCGGTTTGTCGCTGGGCAATACCGCCGGACGTCGTGCCATGCGACTGGTTTCCAACGCCGAATCGATCAACGGCAGAATCTCGTCCGGTTCGAACGGTTTGGTCACGTAGTCGAAGGCCCCGTTGCTCATCGCCGTGATTGCGGTTTCGGCCGTACCGTGACCGGTGATCAAGATGACAGGGATCCGGCGATCGATTTCACGCAGTTCGCTGGCTGCCGCCAGCCCGGATCGATCGGGCAATTGGATATCACACAGCACCGCATCGGGACGCGATTGACGGAAGATGTTGATCCCGTGTTCCGCAGTCGATGCGACCAACACCGTGTAATCAGGTTCCGGCAGGCACAGTTTCATGCACTGCAAAATCAGAGGGTCGTCGTCGATGACCAAGAGCGTGGGGGCAGTCATGGCGTTCATTCCGATTGAAATCGCATTTCGTAAGCGGTGATCGTTTGGTCGCAGTGCGGTCGATTCGTTGTCGGCACGGTGCAAGTGTTCGTGTGTGCGGTTTGTCGGGCGGTTCTTGTGTGCAATTCAAGGCGATGCCGGTTCGGCGGGCCGCTGTCGGTCAACGGGCGGGCAGCAGAACAGCGATGGTCGTGCCTTCGCCGGGCACTGATTTCACCTCCACCGCACCCCGGTGGCTTTTGATGATGCCCAGCGAAGTGGAAAGGCCAAGCCCTGTGCCTTGGCCACGTTCCTTGGTCGAAAAGAAGGGCTCGAAAATCCGTTCGCGATTCTCCGGTGCAATCCCGTGTCCCGTGTCGCTGACTTCGATGCGAACGTAGCGTCCCGGTGGCAGTGGCGTGAACGAAAACAACCGTTCCTTTGAGAATTCTTGAACTGAAGTCCGAATCGCCAGCGTGCCACCATCGGGCATCGCATCGCGTGCGTTGATGGCCAGATTCATCACCACTTGACTGATCTCCGTTTCATCACCGTGGATCATCGGCATCGCATCGGCGACCTCCAAACGCAAGTTGATACTGGGTTTCAAGGTTCGCTGTAAAATCGTCTCGGTGTCGTGCAAAACGCCTGCCAGATCCAGGTCGACATGTTGACCTTCACCCCCGCGTGCGAAGGTCAGCAGTTGATCGATCAGCCCCGCAGCACGCGATGCACCTTGGGTGATCGTGTCGATCAAGGCGTCTTGGTTGATCTTCGGATCATGCCGGGCCAGCATCTTGCTGCTCATCAGAATCGGCGTCAGTACGTTGTTCAAGTCATGGGCGATACCGCTTGCCAGCGTGCCCAGCGATTCCAAACGCTGGCGGCGACGGTCGACCGCTTGGAGCCGTTTGCGCTCGGCAAGGTCCAAATCCAAGACGACCACGCCATGGCATTGCCGACCGTCCATCACGCGAGTCCGTCGGCGTTCCAGATGGATCGATTTGCCGGCGGCGTTCTTCGCCCATACCTCGCCGTTCCAATGCTTGGCCCGGTCGTAGTGTTGCAATCGGCCGGATGCCTGTTCGTCGTCGCCAAAGCCCAAATCAATGACGCTATCGGCATTCCTGCCGATCATCTGTTCCGCGGGAATCCCGAATAACTTTTCGGCGCCGGCGTTCCAATACACCACCGCACCACTGGGGTCTTCGATGTGAATCGGTTCAGGGATCTCAGACAACAACGTCGTGTATCGCAATTGTTCTTTTCCGCTTTCGGATCGCAAACGCTTTTCAGCTTGCTGAGTCAAAAAAATCAACGCCAACAAACCGATCATCACCAGTTGTCCATAAACCAATAGTGAACGGATAAGCGTCCGGTGCCGCGACAGCAATGGTTTGACGGATTCAATGTCTTGGTCAATCAAGTCGATCACGGCGTTGGCGTGGTCGCGGTTACGCTTCAACGTTTCGGTCGCCTCCAATTGATCGTCGCCCTGGACGGGATGCTGGATGATGCGGCGTACCGCTTGCAGACTGGCCTGTGCCGTATCGGAACCGAATCGAAGTGCGGACTCGGAAAGCGAATGCTGTTCCAAGTCGGCCAGACGCATCACATCGTCGCTAGCGTCGGACAACCGTTGCTGGGCCAACGCTCGGTCGACTTCATTGCCGGTCACGTGGAACCGCCAAACGCGTGTGGTTGCCGACGAAATCACCCGTTGAAAGTCGCCCAAAGTGTTGCGGTACATGCGAGCGGATTCGATTCGCCGTTCCAGCCGATCGGTGTCGTCGATCCGGCGGACCCCGATCCACAGCGATCCGAGGGTGTAAATCAAGGTCAAAGCGACCGATGCTGGAAATAGAAATCGTTCGGCGGACATGCGCGATCCGAAGTGGACAAAACGGATTGGATTGATTCAGCGGGGTACGGCGGCGGGAAATCTTCGCCGTGCGAATTGGGGCACACCGTTTGCCAGCACAGGAAATTGTCCCCGCTGATCGGTCCCGCGGTGATTCGGGCATTGGTCCATCAAAGTCCTTTCGCGATTTTCTTTATGCTCAATTCGGAAGTCGATACGGCATCCAAAGCGGTGCTTTTCCGTCACGGCACACCATGGACCGGATGCGATTGGGCCACGGAGTTCGGGCCGCTGAAGCTGAATCTTCAGTGCATCCGCAGCCGTCAGGCGCGGACGGTCGCCAGCGCGACTCGTGGATTGGAAGCCGAACAGTGGCTCGCGGCGGCAAAATGGCTGGAAAAAGTCGAATCCGATGCAATCCGGGCGACGGAGCTTCGGCGACAGGCCGACCATGCGGATGGAAAAGGCGATGCGGGTGAAGCATTTTGGCTGCGCCGGGCGGCTGACGAGATCGAAGCGGAACATCGGCCGCATCAATCGGCCGGCCACTGAGGGGGCCGGGATTCTGGACCGGCATTCTGGGGCGAAATTTTTGCGGCGATGAACGCAATTGTTAAAACACGCATCGGCAATGAATTTGCCAAAACGGAAACGAGTTTGCCAGATTCTGGCGTCGACCCTGTGCCGGACGTCTGCGAAGATTCGCTTCGCGTGACCAAAACGTAATGAATCGAAGTTTGATGGAATTGAGTTGAACGCGTTTTTGCAGTTGCTGCGTCTGTTGGTCCGTGAGCCGTCAGTCGTGGGTGTGGAAGAGGCATTTTTTCGAATCGTTCGCCGCGAGCTCGAAGAACTGTCCATCAAGGTCACGCAATACTTTGGCGTTTTGGTGGCCGAAGGCGGGTGTCCCGACAGCCTGTATCTATCGGCGCATGTGGACCGTCACGGTTTGCTTTGCACCGGCCCCAACGAATTTCAGTATGCGGCTTTCATCGCGGGCAATCGGGGCGAACTGAACGGCGATTCGATTTCCGAGCAATTCATGGAACTGATCGCAGGCCGTTTTCATGGCGAACGTGTCAAAGCACATTCACCTCATACCGGGGTGTACTTGGGGCACGGCACGATCACCCAAGCCAACATTTGCCCGCGTCGTCGGAACTTGGTTTTTTCAGTCGACGGTTTGGAGTTCCTACAGCCCAACACGCCGGTGTCGTTCGTGGATCGGTTGGTCGTCGATGACCGAACGATCTCTGCACAGCTAGACAATGTCGTTAGCGTTGCCATGTTGATCGACCTTTTCCGCCGTGGATATCAAGGCACCGCCTTCTTTACCGCCGGTGAAGAAGCCG is from Crateriforma conspicua and encodes:
- a CDS encoding MFS transporter produces the protein MSKPIRLSIMMFLQFFVWGVFFVTMGGYLTKLFAAYEEKGTLNSIVANIYATQTWAALCAPLIVGFVADRLLNKEHVLAILHLAGAGLLYWVSTIEDSPTMFFVAMLAFFICYMPTLAVVNTLTFQNVASPERDFPKIRLWGTIGWIVGGLVVSQSFFGIFPLKVLPGVDDAGGSAVQFQLAAAASLIYGIYAFTLPSSPPEGKGKPVNIIKLLGFDAISLLKNPSYAVFALCSFLICIPLAFYYARTGDFVKLMAFGDDTGGVMALGQVSEIVFMALVPVFLARLGVKKMLLVGMIAWALRYVLFGLMPSNSAMLILGIMLHGICYDFFFVTGQLYTDRVAPPETRTSAQALVGLLTYGAGMLVGNYVSGFWGDSVVKLDATTAEGWEAGAAMFWLMPAVFAGVVAVIFALSFWDKTEVTEEMAEEKPIDLGPATT
- a CDS encoding sigma-54-dependent transcriptional regulator; amino-acid sequence: MTAPTLLVIDDDPLILQCMKLCLPEPDYTVLVASTAEHGINIFRQSRPDAVLCDIQLPDRSGLAAASELREIDRRIPVILITGHGTAETAITAMSNGAFDYVTKPFEPDEILPLIDSALETSRMARRPAVLPSDKPMHTAAADQVLGRCDAMVEVFRSIGRVASKDVAVLILGETGTGKEVVARAIYQHSHRHDQVFHAINCAAIPENLLESELFGHEKGAFTGADQRRIGKFEICDKGTLFLDEIGDMSPVMQTKLLRVLQEKEFERVGGSKPIKTDVRILAATNRDLESAIGDGSFRSDLFYRLNEFTIRLPPMRERGDDVPLMIEHFFSAFARQLGKEFISIAPETMQSLCQHHWPGNVRELQGVIKQTLLKASGPVIVPAFLPPSFHRDPKHDITTPSSSDWRSDLSRLIASRLAAGSFSISSDIHDEVDRVLIEQVLKATQGNLSEASARLGISRPTLRSRLKQLGLTRH
- a CDS encoding two-component system sensor histidine kinase NtrB encodes the protein MSAERFLFPASVALTLIYTLGSLWIGVRRIDDTDRLERRIESARMYRNTLGDFQRVISSATTRVWRFHVTGNEVDRALAQQRLSDASDDVMRLADLEQHSLSESALRFGSDTAQASLQAVRRIIQHPVQGDDQLEATETLKRNRDHANAVIDLIDQDIESVKPLLSRHRTLIRSLLVYGQLVMIGLLALIFLTQQAEKRLRSESGKEQLRYTTLLSEIPEPIHIEDPSGAVVYWNAGAEKLFGIPAEQMIGRNADSVIDLGFGDDEQASGRLQHYDRAKHWNGEVWAKNAAGKSIHLERRRTRVMDGRQCHGVVVLDLDLAERKRLQAVDRRRQRLESLGTLASGIAHDLNNVLTPILMSSKMLARHDPKINQDALIDTITQGASRAAGLIDQLLTFARGGEGQHVDLDLAGVLHDTETILQRTLKPSINLRLEVADAMPMIHGDETEISQVVMNLAINARDAMPDGGTLAIRTSVQEFSKERLFSFTPLPPGRYVRIEVSDTGHGIAPENRERIFEPFFSTKERGQGTGLGLSTSLGIIKSHRGAVEVKSVPGEGTTIAVLLPAR
- a CDS encoding peptidase M42, which translates into the protein MNAFLQLLRLLVREPSVVGVEEAFFRIVRRELEELSIKVTQYFGVLVAEGGCPDSLYLSAHVDRHGLLCTGPNEFQYAAFIAGNRGELNGDSISEQFMELIAGRFHGERVKAHSPHTGVYLGHGTITQANICPRRRNLVFSVDGLEFLQPNTPVSFVDRLVVDDRTISAQLDNVVSVAMLIDLFRRGYQGTAFFTAGEEAGRSWRFLAEWFQRTNQSTNRLIVLDTSPFPSLNDLEHQEVVLRWRDANAEFDRRLTLELKRYCDEMSINYRFKDEYIDLMNQSRDSPMSLGRTELGRLMNAIPTSVSGTTLQLPTTSYHTQAETATLAGVRSMLKLLDRIAGLEQP